One part of the Stigmatopora argus isolate UIUO_Sarg chromosome 8, RoL_Sarg_1.0, whole genome shotgun sequence genome encodes these proteins:
- the creb3l3a gene encoding cyclic AMP-responsive element-binding protein 3-like protein 3-A isoform X2: MENDPDQAYIGMELLDWLFDQNEGILRHDEAGQQQQHWPMQDPNMLQLAEQADADFFNALLSGGESVSGSPLWPPSPSDSGISEDPPSDQMDSPQRPASPPDELHCLGSKASLEAQVSMKPNVWETELSMGRIRYSQYSSDIDKGPLCSGSALTVKDLLLSGTAEPAPQPFQQSIQELILNEDEQKLLAKEGVTLPSQLPLTRSEERILKKIRRKIRNKQSAQESRKKKKEYIDGLESRMAACSAHNQELQRKVSQLEKCNLSLMEQLRRLQALVMNTSNKPAQTGTCVLVLLLSFSLILFPSLKPYADTKVSQGDFSPVRIQSRSLQGVQTSRVLHFIDSPSPTQDESENVHGHFPGDSGLEITGLMGNMKLNGEVDVLSPNCSQEERLGHFHVDPLTGHVNSVTLDPRCSSRLPPNADDM, translated from the exons ATGGAGAACGACCCGGATCAG GCATACATCGGCATGGAGCTGCTCGATTGGCTGTTTGATCAAAACGAGGGAATCCTCCGGCACGATGAAGCGggacaacaacagcagcactgGCCAATGCAAGACCCAAAT ATGCTCCAGCTGGCTGAACAGGCGGATGCCGATTTCTTCAATGCCCTCCTAAGTGGAGGTGAATCTGTTTCAGGCTCGCCTCTCTGGCCCCCCTCACCGAGCGACAGCGGGATAAGTGAGGACCCTCCTTCGGACCAGATGGATAGCCCTCAGCGACCTGCTAGCCCCCCTGATGAACTCCATTGTTTGGGTTCCAAAGCATCCTTGGAGGCCCAAGTGTCCATGAAACCAA ACGTCTGGGAAACTGAGCTCTCCATGGGCCGGATAAGATATTCACAATATTCTTCAGATATTGACAAAGGCCCACTGTGTTCTGGCTCGGCTCTGACTGTTAAGGATCTGCTGCTCAGTGGCACTGCCGAGCCG GCTCCACAACCATTCCAGCAGTCAATTCAAGAACTGATACTCAATGAAGATGAGCAGAAGCTCCTTGCAAAGGAGGGTGTGACTCTGCCTAGCCAACTGCCGCTTACCAGG AGTGAAGAAAGGATCTTGAAGAAAATTCGCAGAAAAATCCGCAATAAGCAGTCAGCCCAGGAAAGCcgtaaaaagaagaaagaatatATTGATGGACTGGAGAGCAG AATGGCTGCATGCAGCGCACACAACCAGGAGCTGCAACGGAAAGTGTCTCAGCTGGAGAAATGTAACCT TTCACTAATGGAACAGCTGCGCCGGCTTCAGGCTCTGGTCATGAATACATCTAACAAGCCGGCCCAGACTGGGACATGCGTCCTG GTGCTCTTGCTGTCCTTTTCTCTAATCCTCTTCCCGAGCCTCAAGCCCTACGCTGACACCAAAGTCAGCCAAGGAGACTTCAGCCCAGTCAGAA TCCAGTCACGGTCCCTGCAGGGGGTGCAGACCTCCCGTGTGCTTCACTTCATCGATTCCCCATCGCCTACCCAAGACGAATCAGAAAACGTGCATGGGCATTTCCCGGGGGATTCAGGACTGGAAATCACTGGCTTAATGGGGAACATGAAGCTCAATGGGGAAGTAGACGTCCTTTCTCCAAACTGCAGCCAGGAGGAGAGACTTGGCCATTTCCACGTAGACCCGCTCACCGGCCATGTTAACTCTGTAACTTTGGATCCAAGATGCTCGTCCCGGCTGCCGCCAAATGCAGatgacatgtaa
- the LOC144078932 gene encoding uncharacterized protein LOC144078932: MRMKLKPRNCAVCKKYIKKIYRDGTDDIRQSKEQVLYHEWEKGVETRMTNNGPIDVVVIQKKEKSVTIAKLCDDLEKDLVALMGHQYRIIHQYKELRLVKSRLNFN; this comes from the exons atgagaatgaaactaaaaccaag aaactgtgctgtctgcaagaaatacatcaaaaagatctacagggatggaactgatgacataaggcaatcaaaggagcaagtgttataccacgaatgggagaagggagtagagaccagaatgacaaataatgggccaattgatgttgttgtcatccagaagaaagaaaaatctgtcaccattgcgaaactctgtgatgaccttgagaaagaccttgtggctcttatggggcaccaatatcgtatcattcaccagtacaaggagctcagactagtaaaatccaggttaaattttaattaa
- the creb3l3a gene encoding cyclic AMP-responsive element-binding protein 3-like protein 3-A isoform X1, protein MENDPDQQAYIGMELLDWLFDQNEGILRHDEAGQQQQHWPMQDPNMLQLAEQADADFFNALLSGGESVSGSPLWPPSPSDSGISEDPPSDQMDSPQRPASPPDELHCLGSKASLEAQVSMKPNVWETELSMGRIRYSQYSSDIDKGPLCSGSALTVKDLLLSGTAEPAPQPFQQSIQELILNEDEQKLLAKEGVTLPSQLPLTRSEERILKKIRRKIRNKQSAQESRKKKKEYIDGLESRMAACSAHNQELQRKVSQLEKCNLSLMEQLRRLQALVMNTSNKPAQTGTCVLVLLLSFSLILFPSLKPYADTKVSQGDFSPVRIQSRSLQGVQTSRVLHFIDSPSPTQDESENVHGHFPGDSGLEITGLMGNMKLNGEVDVLSPNCSQEERLGHFHVDPLTGHVNSVTLDPRCSSRLPPNADDM, encoded by the exons ATGGAGAACGACCCGGATCAG CAGGCATACATCGGCATGGAGCTGCTCGATTGGCTGTTTGATCAAAACGAGGGAATCCTCCGGCACGATGAAGCGggacaacaacagcagcactgGCCAATGCAAGACCCAAAT ATGCTCCAGCTGGCTGAACAGGCGGATGCCGATTTCTTCAATGCCCTCCTAAGTGGAGGTGAATCTGTTTCAGGCTCGCCTCTCTGGCCCCCCTCACCGAGCGACAGCGGGATAAGTGAGGACCCTCCTTCGGACCAGATGGATAGCCCTCAGCGACCTGCTAGCCCCCCTGATGAACTCCATTGTTTGGGTTCCAAAGCATCCTTGGAGGCCCAAGTGTCCATGAAACCAA ACGTCTGGGAAACTGAGCTCTCCATGGGCCGGATAAGATATTCACAATATTCTTCAGATATTGACAAAGGCCCACTGTGTTCTGGCTCGGCTCTGACTGTTAAGGATCTGCTGCTCAGTGGCACTGCCGAGCCG GCTCCACAACCATTCCAGCAGTCAATTCAAGAACTGATACTCAATGAAGATGAGCAGAAGCTCCTTGCAAAGGAGGGTGTGACTCTGCCTAGCCAACTGCCGCTTACCAGG AGTGAAGAAAGGATCTTGAAGAAAATTCGCAGAAAAATCCGCAATAAGCAGTCAGCCCAGGAAAGCcgtaaaaagaagaaagaatatATTGATGGACTGGAGAGCAG AATGGCTGCATGCAGCGCACACAACCAGGAGCTGCAACGGAAAGTGTCTCAGCTGGAGAAATGTAACCT TTCACTAATGGAACAGCTGCGCCGGCTTCAGGCTCTGGTCATGAATACATCTAACAAGCCGGCCCAGACTGGGACATGCGTCCTG GTGCTCTTGCTGTCCTTTTCTCTAATCCTCTTCCCGAGCCTCAAGCCCTACGCTGACACCAAAGTCAGCCAAGGAGACTTCAGCCCAGTCAGAA TCCAGTCACGGTCCCTGCAGGGGGTGCAGACCTCCCGTGTGCTTCACTTCATCGATTCCCCATCGCCTACCCAAGACGAATCAGAAAACGTGCATGGGCATTTCCCGGGGGATTCAGGACTGGAAATCACTGGCTTAATGGGGAACATGAAGCTCAATGGGGAAGTAGACGTCCTTTCTCCAAACTGCAGCCAGGAGGAGAGACTTGGCCATTTCCACGTAGACCCGCTCACCGGCCATGTTAACTCTGTAACTTTGGATCCAAGATGCTCGTCCCGGCTGCCGCCAAATGCAGatgacatgtaa